A genomic window from Quercus lobata isolate SW786 chromosome 10, ValleyOak3.0 Primary Assembly, whole genome shotgun sequence includes:
- the LOC115964329 gene encoding transcription factor MYB98-like — translation MFDHSSSRPLSLMELDTKFRENLASQPMLLSDNYLKSHMKDDFSFEAPSSKGFLQDFHHLDQFQTIGSSSNPIFRVQTQCYDDTLNNNLAYGCTSTDFDIYECKPFMDNGGHGHVMDNFESGGYLNLPQRNPIDIMGSDRSHVVFTSQDIIKPLNFVVPDEVSCITAENGYYKKIGMNKNRALPTTKKPQKGRKKSNVVKGQWTVEEDRLLIQLVKQYGVRKWSYIAQMLPGRIGKQCRERWHNHLRPDIKKDTWSEEEDKVLIQAHAEIGNKWAEIAKRLPGRTENSIKNHWNATKRRQYSKRKCRSKYPRGSLLQEYIKGLNLDPSNMVQNRRKTSSSNATANNTIKTPTQLPQSTDQFSPNARLVPNYDFNEVPEFCFDENMFQESCSIDSLLDDIPNNAPIMDENNFDDQMPCGPVVNENMLHCPPVIVDENDFDMDIPVDMTPVVDCDVKKELDLVEMMSQVNEAKCVSP, via the exons ATGTTCGACCACTCCTCATCTCGCCCTCTCTCTCTAATGGAGCTCGACACAAAATTTAGGGAAAATCTTGCTTCACAACCAATGCTTTTGTCTGATAATTACTTGAAGTCCCATATGAAAGATGATTTCTCCTTTGAAGCTCCTTCATCAAAGGGTTTCTTGCAAGATTTTCACCATCTTGATCAGTTTCAAACTATTGGGTCTTCATCAAATCCCATCTTTAGGGTGCAAACTCAGTGTTATGATGATACATTGAATAACAATTTGGCATATGGGTGCACGTCAACTGATTTTGATATTTACGAGTGTAAGCCATTTATGGATAATGGTGGGCATGGTCATGTTATGGACAATTTCGAGAGTGGAGGATACTTGAATCTCCCTCAGAGAAATCCCATTGATATTATGGGATCAGATCGGAGTCACGTGGTCTTTACTAGCCAAGACATAATAAAACCTCTGAATTTTGTTGTACCAGATGAAGTCTCATGCATAACAGCGGAAAATGGATACTACAAAAAAATTGGCATGAACAAGAATAGAGCATTGCCAACAACTAAAAAACCACAAAAAGGTCGTAAGAAATCTAATGTTGTTAAGGGTCAATGGACAGTTGAAGAAGACAG GCTTTTGATTCAACTGGTTAAGCAATATGGAGTGAGAAAATGGTCTTATATTGCTCAAATGTTGCCTGGGAGGATAGGAAAGCAGTGCCGAGAGAGATGGCATAACCATCTTAGACCAGACATCaag AAGGATACATGGAGTGAAGAGGAAGATAAGGTACTAATTCAGGCCCATGCAGAGATTGGAAATAAATGGGCAGAGATTGCAAAGAGGTTGCCTGGGAGAACTGAAAACTCCATCAAGAACCATTGGAATGCAACCAAAAGAAGGCAATACTCGAAACGAAAATGTCGTTCAAAGTACCCTAGAGGCTCTCTTCTACAAGAATACATCAAGGGCTTGAACTTGGACCCATCAAACATGGtacaaaatagaagaaaaactTCTTCTAGTAATGCCACAGCCAATAACACCATTAAAACACCAACTCAGCTGCCGCAGTCCACTGACCAGTTTTCCCCTAATGCTCGGTTGGTTCCAAACTATGATTTCAATGAGGTTCCGGAATTTTGTTTCGACGAAAACATGTTTCAGGAGAGCTGTAGTATCGATTCTCTTCTTGATGACATACCTAACAATGCTCCTATTATGGATGAGAACAATTTTGATGATCAAATGCCTTGTGGTCCTGTGGTTAATGAGAATATGCTGCATTGTCCTCCAGTAATTGTGGATGAGAATGACTTTGACATGGATATTCCAGTTGATATGACTCCAGTGGTAGATTGTGATGTGAAGAAGGAGCTGGATTTGGTGGAGATGATGTCTCAAGTTAATGAAGCCAAATGTGTAAGCCCTTAG
- the LOC115965723 gene encoding phosphoenolpyruvate/phosphate translocator 1, chloroplastic-like has protein sequence MQSASFTLASPAPSLSLLKPRRQSPSLSFNPRFDPIRASSSSSNLNNDSFNVNLSTRRSWSLSPSSSSSPVKLRPWNAPPPSYSDAETNRFEVKATSVPEAAGEKPESSSLFKTLELGALFGLWYLFNIYFNIYNKQVLKVYPYPVTVTAIQFAVGTVIVFLMWGLNLYKKPKVSGSQLAVILPLALVHTLGNVFTNMSLGKVAVSFTHTIKAMEPFFSVVLSAMFLGELPTFWVVASLVPIAGGVALASVTEASFNWAGFWSAMASNLSNQSRNVLSKKVMVKSEESLDNITLFSIITVMSFILLAPVALFMEGVKFTPTFLQSAGLNVNQIYTRSFLAALCFHAYQQVSYMILQRVSPVTHSVGNCVKRVVVIVSSVLFFKTPVSPINTLGTGVALSGVFLYSQVKRLKPKKA, from the exons gtcttcgaacCTCAACAACGATTCTTTCAATGTGAATCTCTCTACTCGCCGATCCTggtctctctctccttcttcgTCTTCGTCGCCGGTCAAACTTAGGCCTTGGAATGCGCCGCCGCCGAGTTATTCCGATGCGGAAACGAACCGTTTCGAGGTTAAGGCGACTTCGGTGCCCGAAGCCGCCGGGGAGAAACCCGAATCGAGTAGCTTGTTCAAGACCTTGGAGCTCGGTGCCTTGTTTGGCCTCTGGTACCTCTTCAATATCTACTTCAACATCTACAACAAGCAG GTTTTGAAGGTGTATCCATACCCAGTAACTGTCACTGCGATTCAGTTTGCTGTTGGGAcagtaattgtttttttaatgtggGGTCTTAATCTCTACAAAAAGCCAAAAGTTAGCGGTTCACAG CTTGCAGTGATATTGCCACTGGCTCTGGTGCATACATTAGGGAATGTTTTCACGAATATGAGTCTTGGAAAAGTTGCAGTGTCATTCACTCACACGATCAAGGCTATGGAGCCCTTCTTCTCTGTTGTCCTATCTGCTATGTTTTTAGGGGAG TTGCCCACTTTTTGGGTGGTTGCTTCCCTTGTACCTATTGCTGGAGGAGTGGCACTTGCATCAGTCACTGAGGCCTCTTTCAACTG GGCTGGATTCTGGAGTGCTATGGCTTCCAATTTGTCAAACCAATCTCGTAATGTCCTTAGCAAAAAGGTCATGGTTAAATCAGAG GAATCTTTGGACAACATCACTCTCTTCTCCATAATAACAGTTATGTCCTTTATCTTGTTAGCCCCTGTGGCTCTCTTCATGGAAGGTGTCAAGTTTACTCCTACATTCCTGCAATCAGCT GGGTTAAATGTTAATCAAATATACACCAGGTCTTTTCTAGCTGCACTCTGCTTCCATGCTTATCAGCAG GTTTCCTACATGATATTGCAGAGGGTATCTCCTGTTACCCACTCTGTAGGCAATTGTGTGAAGCGGGTGGTGGTCATTGTTAGCTCTGTCCTCTTCTTCAAAACTCCTGTCTCGCCAATCAACACTCTTG GCACTGGAGTTGCTCTTTCTGGAGTCTTCTTGTATTCACAGGTGAAGCGCCTTAAGCCAAAGAAAGCTTGA